The Streptomyces luteogriseus genome includes a window with the following:
- a CDS encoding uridine kinase, giving the protein MGRVRLEAITWERLGDLLAERLLDLKPADGSPWPRIAVDGAPAARPGDLAHRVSEALRVRGRSSLVVGTEGFWRPASVRLEYGHQDVEAYYSGWYDTGALWREVFGPLEADGTGRVLPDLWDPAADRATRSPYVELPPGGVLLLHGPFLLKHWFPFDLSVHVLLSEGALRRRTPEAEHWTLPAFERYAQESDPVAAADVLVRADDPRHPAWSG; this is encoded by the coding sequence ATGGGCCGTGTGCGACTCGAAGCGATCACCTGGGAACGGCTCGGAGACCTGCTCGCCGAACGCCTGCTCGATCTGAAGCCCGCCGACGGCAGCCCCTGGCCGCGCATCGCTGTCGACGGGGCCCCGGCGGCCCGCCCGGGAGACCTCGCCCACCGGGTCTCGGAGGCGCTGCGCGTACGCGGCCGGTCCTCGCTCGTCGTCGGCACGGAGGGTTTCTGGCGCCCCGCCTCCGTACGGCTGGAGTACGGCCACCAGGACGTCGAGGCCTACTACAGCGGCTGGTACGACACCGGCGCCCTGTGGCGCGAGGTGTTCGGTCCGCTCGAAGCCGACGGCACCGGTCGCGTCCTGCCCGACCTGTGGGATCCGGCCGCCGACCGTGCCACCCGCAGCCCCTACGTCGAACTCCCGCCCGGTGGCGTGCTGTTGCTGCACGGTCCCTTCCTCCTCAAGCACTGGTTCCCTTTCGATCTGAGCGTCCACGTCCTCCTCTCCGAGGGCGCCCTGCGCCGCCGCACGCCCGAGGCCGAGCACTGGACCCTCCCGGCCTTCGAGCGCTACGCGCAGGAGTCGGACCCGGTGGCGGCGGCGGACGTCCTGGTGCGGGCCGACGACCCGCGCCATCCGGCGTGGAGCGGATGA
- a CDS encoding DUF397 domain-containing protein — MDRIKPRKHVYNGMPARDLGSEGWHKPWSGGNGGNCLEAMKLADGRIALRQSTDPDGPALIYTTDEMTAFIEGAKAGEADFLLS, encoded by the coding sequence ATGGATCGCATCAAGCCGCGCAAACACGTCTACAACGGCATGCCCGCGCGCGACTTGGGCAGCGAAGGCTGGCACAAGCCGTGGAGCGGTGGAAACGGAGGCAACTGCCTGGAGGCGATGAAACTCGCCGACGGCCGGATCGCCCTGCGGCAGTCCACCGACCCGGACGGGCCGGCACTGATCTACACCACCGACGAGATGACGGCCTTCATCGAAGGAGCCAAGGCGGGGGAGGCGGACTTCCTGCTGTCCTGA
- a CDS encoding methyltransferase, with protein sequence MMRTDGYLLDNRQTEAAEHFSAFAALFDPTTFRHLEELGIGSGWRCWEVGAGTTVVSWLAKKVGPTGRVVATDTDTARLASAARPPVEVRVHDLGAQEPPGEGFDLVHARLALVHVTDRERALRSMVKALRPGGRLLVEDADPALQPLLCPDEHGPEQQLANRLRHGFRGLLADRGTDLPCGRTLPRQLRDAGLTRVQADAYFPLTSPACAALESVTIRQIRDQLVTAGLATDQDIDRHLENVMSGALDLTTAPMISAWGRKQ encoded by the coding sequence ATGATGCGAACCGACGGGTACCTCCTGGACAACCGGCAGACCGAGGCGGCAGAGCACTTCAGCGCCTTCGCCGCTCTCTTCGACCCCACGACGTTCCGGCACCTCGAAGAGCTCGGCATCGGATCCGGCTGGCGGTGCTGGGAGGTCGGCGCCGGCACCACCGTGGTGTCCTGGCTGGCCAAGAAGGTCGGCCCGACCGGCCGCGTCGTCGCGACCGACACCGACACCGCACGGCTCGCCTCCGCCGCCCGGCCGCCCGTCGAGGTGCGGGTCCACGACCTCGGCGCGCAGGAGCCCCCGGGGGAGGGTTTCGACCTGGTGCACGCCCGCCTCGCCCTGGTCCACGTCACCGACCGCGAACGGGCGTTGCGGTCCATGGTCAAGGCTCTGCGTCCCGGCGGGCGTCTGCTGGTCGAGGACGCCGACCCCGCGCTTCAGCCGCTTCTCTGCCCAGACGAGCACGGCCCCGAGCAGCAGCTCGCGAACCGGCTGCGGCACGGCTTCCGCGGACTGCTCGCCGACCGCGGGACCGACCTCCCGTGCGGCCGCACCCTGCCGCGGCAGCTCCGGGACGCCGGGCTGACCCGGGTCCAGGCCGACGCCTACTTCCCCCTCACCTCGCCGGCCTGCGCGGCCCTGGAGTCGGTCACGATCCGCCAGATCCGCGACCAGCTCGTCACCGCGGGCCTGGCTACGGACCAGGACATCGACCGGCACCTCGAGAACGTCATGTCCGGCGCGCTCGATCTCACGACGGCACCGATGATCTCGGCGTGGGGGCGCAAGCAGTAG
- a CDS encoding SAM-dependent methyltransferase, whose amino-acid sequence MTGQDPTSAVQIDTTRPHPARMYDWYLGGKDNYPVDEEMGRQMLTLDPRVPVMARVNRAFMHRTTRWLARCGVRQFLDIGTGIPTEPNLHQVAQETAPGARVVYCDNDPIVLAHAAALLRGTDEGATEYLQADVRDPDAILEGARRVLDFTRPVALSLIALLHFVSDEDGAHDLVRRLLAELPSGSYLVMTHATADFTPEESKAATEKLRAAGVTLALRSREEFTRFFDGLDLVEPGVEVPHQWHPELGEPVPGQDDGVIPGYGAVARKA is encoded by the coding sequence ATGACCGGGCAGGACCCCACCTCGGCCGTCCAGATCGACACGACCAGACCCCACCCCGCGCGGATGTACGACTGGTACCTCGGCGGAAAGGACAACTACCCCGTTGACGAGGAGATGGGCCGGCAGATGCTCACCCTCGACCCCCGGGTGCCGGTGATGGCGCGGGTCAACCGCGCCTTCATGCACCGGACCACGCGCTGGCTGGCCCGCTGCGGCGTACGGCAGTTCCTGGACATCGGCACCGGCATCCCGACCGAGCCCAACCTCCACCAGGTCGCCCAGGAGACCGCGCCCGGCGCCCGGGTCGTCTACTGCGACAACGACCCCATCGTCCTGGCACACGCGGCGGCGCTGCTGCGCGGCACGGACGAGGGCGCGACCGAGTACCTCCAGGCCGACGTGCGCGACCCGGACGCCATCCTGGAGGGCGCGCGCAGGGTCCTGGACTTCACCCGGCCCGTCGCGCTGTCGCTCATCGCGCTGCTGCACTTCGTCTCCGACGAGGACGGCGCCCACGACCTGGTCCGCCGGCTGCTCGCCGAACTGCCCTCCGGCAGCTACCTGGTGATGACCCACGCGACCGCCGACTTCACCCCGGAGGAGTCGAAGGCGGCCACCGAGAAGCTGCGCGCCGCGGGTGTCACCCTGGCCCTGCGCTCCCGCGAGGAGTTCACCCGCTTCTTCGACGGACTCGACCTCGTCGAACCCGGCGTCGAGGTGCCGCACCAGTGGCACCCCGAGCTGGGCGAGCCCGTGCCAGGCCAGGACGACGGGGTGATCCCGGGCTACGGGGCGGTAGCGCGCAAGGCCTAG
- the pdxR gene encoding MocR-like pyridoxine biosynthesis transcription factor PdxR yields the protein MADSWVNSAERIGSDLHLELTGPGGRRAALIRALREAVRSGRLAPGTRLPPYRSLAADLGVARNTVADAYAELVAEGWLTARQGSGTRVAARAEPLRPAARVPKKAPPRARGPRHDLMQGTPDVSAFPRTAWLASYRRALQQAPNEVFGPGDPAGRPELREALTEYLARARGVRTAPDRIVICSGFAHALRLLFAGGVLRGPLAVEAYGLGFHREVLAAAGVRTVPLPLDEHGARVDRLGRERAVLLTPAHQFPTGGPLHPARRAAVIDWAGARDGLILEDDYDGEFRYDRKPVGAVQGLDPERVIHIGSVSKSLSPAVRLGWMVLPERYVGAVLAAKGEREAWASVLDQLSLADFIVSGSYDRHVRRMRQRYRGRRDQLVAALAVHAPHIEATGVAAGLHAVLRLPPGTEASAVKAAAWQGIALDGLAAFRHPETDMPADDGLVVGYATPSEHAYGPALEALCGALPPP from the coding sequence ATGGCTGATTCCTGGGTCAATTCAGCGGAGCGGATCGGGTCCGACCTGCATCTGGAGCTGACCGGGCCGGGCGGCAGGCGGGCGGCACTGATCCGGGCACTGCGCGAGGCCGTGCGCAGCGGGAGGCTCGCGCCGGGCACCCGGCTGCCGCCGTACCGCTCGCTCGCGGCGGACCTCGGTGTCGCCCGCAACACGGTGGCGGACGCGTACGCGGAGCTGGTCGCCGAGGGCTGGCTCACCGCCCGGCAGGGCTCGGGGACCAGGGTCGCGGCGCGGGCCGAGCCGCTGCGGCCCGCCGCCCGCGTGCCCAAGAAGGCGCCCCCACGCGCGCGTGGTCCCCGGCACGACCTGATGCAGGGAACTCCGGACGTCTCGGCGTTCCCGCGCACCGCCTGGCTGGCCTCCTACCGGCGGGCCCTCCAGCAGGCGCCCAACGAGGTGTTCGGGCCGGGCGACCCCGCCGGCCGGCCGGAACTGCGGGAGGCGCTCACGGAGTACCTGGCACGCGCGCGTGGCGTGCGGACCGCACCGGACCGGATCGTGATCTGCTCCGGTTTCGCGCACGCGCTGCGGCTGCTGTTCGCAGGCGGCGTCCTGCGCGGGCCCCTGGCGGTGGAGGCGTACGGGCTCGGGTTCCACCGGGAGGTCCTGGCCGCCGCCGGGGTACGGACCGTGCCGCTCCCCCTCGACGAACACGGGGCCCGCGTCGACCGGTTGGGGCGTGAGCGGGCGGTGCTGCTCACGCCGGCGCACCAGTTCCCGACCGGTGGCCCCCTGCATCCCGCGCGACGGGCCGCGGTGATCGACTGGGCGGGCGCGCGGGACGGGCTGATCCTGGAGGACGACTACGACGGGGAGTTCCGCTACGACCGCAAGCCGGTCGGCGCCGTCCAGGGGCTCGACCCCGAGCGCGTGATCCACATCGGCTCGGTCAGCAAGAGTCTGTCACCGGCGGTGCGGCTGGGCTGGATGGTGCTTCCCGAGCGGTACGTCGGCGCCGTCCTGGCCGCCAAGGGCGAGCGCGAGGCGTGGGCGAGCGTCCTCGACCAGCTGAGCCTGGCGGACTTCATCGTCTCGGGATCGTACGACCGGCATGTCCGCCGGATGCGGCAGCGGTACCGCGGCCGCCGGGACCAGCTCGTCGCGGCACTGGCCGTGCACGCGCCGCACATCGAGGCGACCGGTGTGGCGGCAGGGCTGCACGCGGTGCTGCGGCTGCCGCCCGGCACCGAGGCGTCCGCGGTCAAGGCCGCCGCCTGGCAGGGCATCGCCCTCGACGGTCTCGCCGCGTTCCGGCACCCGGAGACGGACATGCCGGCGGACGACGGTCTCGTGGTCGGGTACGCGACCCCCTCCGAGCACGCCTACGGTCCGGCCCTGGAGGCGCTGTGCGGTGCACTGCCGCCGCCGTGA
- a CDS encoding carbohydrate kinase family protein — MTAAGGTGPGGGTGSRDTGSAVGGGLLVVGDVITDVVARHRGPLAAGTDTAASIRTVAGGAGANVACWAVHRGAADVRLLGRVGADAAAWHERELVAQGVRPQLVVDPLAPTGTVICMVDGGASAERTFLTDSGASQRLGPADWSDALLDGVARLHLSGYLLFSEPTRGLVAVALETARARGVPVSLDPASAGFLAELGAERFLTLIEDVDVLLPSQDEAGLLTGLGDAAEAAAELSRRVPLVVVKQGREGALVARSGKVRARVPAVPATARDTTGAGDAFTGAFLAALLAGAGPEDAAAEGCRAGARAVERVGGRPPAPG; from the coding sequence ATGACGGCGGCCGGCGGCACGGGGCCGGGAGGGGGAACCGGCTCCCGGGATACGGGATCGGCGGTGGGCGGAGGGCTGCTGGTCGTCGGGGACGTCATCACCGACGTCGTCGCGCGGCACCGGGGGCCGCTCGCGGCCGGTACGGACACGGCGGCCTCGATCCGGACGGTGGCGGGCGGGGCGGGCGCCAATGTGGCGTGCTGGGCCGTGCACCGGGGCGCGGCGGACGTCCGGCTGCTCGGGCGCGTCGGGGCGGACGCGGCAGCCTGGCACGAGCGGGAGCTGGTCGCCCAGGGAGTGCGTCCACAGCTCGTCGTCGACCCGCTCGCCCCGACCGGCACGGTGATCTGCATGGTCGACGGGGGTGCTTCGGCGGAGCGGACGTTCCTCACCGACAGCGGCGCGTCCCAGCGGCTCGGGCCCGCCGACTGGTCGGACGCGCTGCTCGACGGCGTGGCCCGGCTGCACCTGTCGGGCTATCTCCTGTTCTCCGAGCCGACCCGGGGCCTGGTGGCCGTGGCACTGGAAACCGCACGCGCGCGTGGAGTGCCGGTGAGTCTGGACCCGGCATCGGCCGGATTCCTCGCGGAGCTGGGTGCGGAGCGGTTCCTGACGCTCATCGAGGATGTGGACGTCCTGCTGCCCAGCCAGGACGAGGCGGGCCTGCTGACGGGACTGGGGGACGCGGCCGAGGCGGCGGCCGAGCTGAGCCGGCGGGTGCCGTTGGTCGTCGTCAAGCAGGGACGCGAGGGGGCGCTGGTGGCCCGCTCGGGGAAGGTGCGCGCCCGTGTCCCGGCCGTGCCGGCCACTGCGCGGGACACCACCGGCGCCGGTGACGCCTTCACCGGCGCGTTCCTCGCCGCACTGCTGGCGGGTGCCGGGCCGGAGGACGCCGCGGCGGAGGGTTGCCGGGCAGGTGCGCGAGCGGTGGAACGAGTGGGCGGCAGACCGCCCGCGCCGGGCTGA
- a CDS encoding magnesium and cobalt transport protein CorA, with product MSMAGNLRKVTSLGGVGGLRKVARLARRRPRVDLSHPARSPLGSSVVNCVTYREGVRTPERGDLVDTVERVRKSREGFVWLGLHEPTDQEFAGIAELFDLHPLAVEDAIEAHQRPKLERYGETLFAVFKTVCYVEHEELTATSEVVNTGEIMVFVGADFVITVRHGRHGSLGPLREELESDPGQLAKGPSAVLHALADHVVDDYLTVTDAVQADIDQVETDVFSETGARTDPGRIYQLKRELLELKRAVVPLSRPLEDLATRPIRAVDPEIQAYFRDVSDHLLRAKEQIAAFDELLNSILQAHLAQVTVAQNEDMRKITAWAAIVAVPTMVCGVYGMNFDHMPELHWRYGYGMVIGVISVACLALYRGFRRSGWL from the coding sequence ATGTCCATGGCAGGGAATCTGCGGAAGGTCACGAGCCTCGGCGGGGTCGGCGGTCTTCGCAAGGTGGCTCGGCTGGCCCGGCGGCGCCCGCGCGTCGACCTGAGCCACCCGGCCCGGTCCCCGCTGGGCTCCTCGGTGGTCAACTGCGTGACCTACCGGGAGGGTGTCCGCACCCCCGAGCGCGGCGATCTGGTGGACACCGTGGAGCGGGTGCGCAAGAGCCGGGAGGGCTTCGTCTGGCTCGGTCTGCACGAGCCCACCGACCAGGAGTTCGCCGGCATCGCCGAGCTCTTCGACCTGCACCCACTGGCCGTCGAGGACGCGATCGAGGCCCATCAGCGCCCCAAGCTGGAGCGCTACGGCGAGACGCTCTTCGCGGTCTTCAAGACGGTCTGCTACGTCGAGCACGAGGAGCTGACCGCCACCAGCGAGGTGGTGAACACGGGCGAGATCATGGTGTTCGTCGGCGCGGACTTCGTGATCACGGTGCGGCACGGCCGGCACGGCTCGCTGGGCCCGCTGCGCGAGGAGCTGGAGTCCGATCCCGGCCAGCTCGCCAAGGGCCCGTCGGCGGTACTGCACGCGCTCGCGGACCACGTGGTCGACGACTACCTGACGGTCACGGACGCGGTGCAGGCGGACATCGACCAGGTCGAGACCGACGTGTTCTCGGAGACCGGCGCGCGGACCGACCCGGGGCGCATCTACCAGCTCAAGCGCGAACTGCTCGAGCTGAAGAGGGCGGTGGTGCCGCTCAGCCGGCCGCTGGAGGATCTCGCCACCCGGCCGATCCGGGCGGTCGACCCGGAGATACAGGCGTACTTCCGCGACGTCTCGGACCATCTCCTGCGGGCGAAGGAGCAGATCGCCGCCTTCGACGAACTGCTCAACTCCATCCTCCAGGCGCACCTCGCGCAGGTCACGGTCGCGCAGAACGAGGACATGCGGAAGATCACGGCGTGGGCCGCGATCGTCGCCGTGCCGACGATGGTCTGCGGGGTCTACGGCATGAACTTCGACCACATGCCGGAGCTGCACTGGCGGTACGGCTACGGCATGGTCATCGGCGTGATATCCGTCGCGTGTCTCGCGCTGTACCGGGGGTTCCGGCGCAGCGGCTGGCTCTGA
- a CDS encoding anthrone oxygenase family protein, with translation MIDGPYFVLTVLGVLGTGLVAGVFCGFSTFVMRGLGMLPPAQGVAAMNAINVAAVTLPFMIVFLGSAVLCAVLAVVTFVLWPDEGTVELLVGSALYLFGSFGLTMVANVPRNDALAKLEPGTPEAAAYWPAYVREWTLWNHVRTAASAGAALSYVLALT, from the coding sequence ATGATCGACGGACCGTACTTCGTGCTGACGGTGCTGGGGGTGCTCGGGACCGGGCTGGTGGCCGGGGTGTTCTGCGGGTTCTCGACCTTCGTGATGCGGGGTCTCGGCATGCTGCCGCCCGCGCAGGGAGTGGCCGCGATGAACGCGATCAACGTGGCCGCTGTGACCCTGCCGTTCATGATCGTGTTCCTGGGGTCGGCCGTGCTGTGCGCGGTGCTCGCCGTGGTGACGTTCGTGCTGTGGCCGGACGAGGGGACCGTGGAGCTGCTGGTGGGAAGCGCGCTGTATCTGTTCGGGTCGTTCGGGCTGACCATGGTCGCGAACGTGCCGCGCAACGACGCGCTGGCGAAGCTGGAGCCGGGCACTCCGGAGGCGGCGGCGTACTGGCCGGCGTATGTGCGCGAGTGGACGCTGTGGAACCACGTGCGCACGGCGGCCTCGGCCGGGGCGGCGCTGTCGTACGTGCTGGCGCTCACCTGA
- a CDS encoding glutamate synthase subunit beta, which yields MADPKGFMTTPRQDWPRRPVEERARDWDEVHVPGALLPIISKQADRCMDCGIPFCHDACPLGNLIPEWNDLVSREDWRAAADRLHATNNFPEFTGRLCPAPCEAGCVLAINQPAVTIKNVECAIADRAWEEGFAPPRPPERLSGKTVAVIGSGPTGLAAAQQLTRAGHTVAVYERDDRPGGLMRYGIPAFKMEKRHLERRLEQMRAEGTKFRTSTAVGRDIGADEMRTRYDAVVLATGATAWRDLPVPGRELTGIHQAMEYLPLANRVREGDLETSPLSAAGKHVVIVGGGDTGADCLGTAVREGAASVTQLDIYALPDAVRDEDTEPWPTYPMRVYRLSAAHEEARDLRTAPVADADARLFAASTLRFDGDARGHVRSLHLTEVDARRSPVEGTGRTLPADLVLLALGFSGPDREDGLVDQLGLEMESRGTIARDSGFATNVPGVFAAGDAARGQSLIVWAIAEGRAVAAAVDRHLTGSSRLPAPIGPHDRPMAV from the coding sequence ATGGCCGATCCCAAGGGTTTCATGACCACGCCCCGCCAGGACTGGCCGCGCCGGCCGGTGGAGGAACGGGCGCGGGACTGGGACGAGGTCCATGTCCCCGGGGCGCTGCTGCCGATCATCAGCAAGCAGGCCGACCGTTGCATGGACTGCGGCATCCCCTTCTGCCACGACGCCTGCCCGCTGGGCAACCTGATCCCCGAGTGGAACGACCTGGTGTCCAGGGAGGACTGGCGGGCGGCCGCCGACCGGCTGCACGCCACGAACAACTTCCCGGAGTTCACGGGCCGGTTGTGCCCGGCGCCGTGCGAGGCGGGGTGTGTGCTGGCGATCAACCAGCCGGCCGTCACCATCAAGAACGTCGAGTGCGCGATCGCCGACCGGGCCTGGGAAGAGGGCTTCGCCCCGCCGAGGCCTCCGGAGCGGCTGTCCGGCAAGACGGTGGCGGTGATCGGTTCGGGCCCCACCGGGCTGGCCGCGGCCCAGCAGCTGACGCGGGCCGGGCACACGGTCGCCGTGTACGAGCGGGACGACCGGCCAGGCGGGCTGATGCGGTACGGCATCCCCGCGTTCAAGATGGAGAAGCGCCACCTGGAGCGGCGGCTGGAGCAGATGCGGGCCGAGGGGACGAAGTTCCGGACGTCGACGGCGGTCGGGCGGGACATCGGGGCCGACGAGATGCGGACCCGCTACGACGCCGTGGTGCTCGCCACCGGGGCGACGGCGTGGCGTGACCTTCCGGTGCCCGGACGGGAGCTGACGGGCATTCACCAGGCGATGGAGTACCTCCCGCTGGCCAACCGGGTGCGTGAGGGTGATCTGGAGACCTCCCCGCTGTCGGCCGCCGGGAAACACGTCGTCATCGTCGGCGGCGGCGACACCGGGGCGGACTGTCTGGGCACGGCCGTCCGGGAGGGCGCCGCGTCCGTGACCCAGCTGGACATCTACGCGCTGCCGGACGCGGTGCGCGACGAGGACACCGAGCCCTGGCCGACGTACCCGATGCGGGTCTACCGGCTGTCCGCCGCCCATGAAGAGGCCCGTGACCTGCGGACCGCCCCGGTCGCCGACGCCGACGCGCGGCTGTTCGCGGCCTCCACGCTGCGCTTCGACGGTGACGCGCGGGGGCATGTGCGGTCGCTGCACCTGACCGAGGTGGACGCGCGGCGCAGCCCGGTGGAGGGCACCGGGCGGACGCTCCCCGCCGACCTCGTGCTGCTCGCCCTCGGCTTCTCCGGACCCGACCGGGAGGACGGGCTCGTCGACCAGTTGGGGCTGGAGATGGAGTCCCGCGGGACGATCGCGCGGGACTCCGGTTTCGCCACGAACGTGCCCGGGGTGTTCGCCGCGGGGGACGCGGCCCGGGGGCAGTCGCTCATCGTGTGGGCGATCGCCGAGGGGCGGGCGGTGGCGGCGGCCGTCGACCGTCATCTGACGGGCAGCTCGAGGCTCCCGGCACCGATCGGGCCGCACGACCGGCCCATGGCGGTGTAG
- a CDS encoding DUF2293 domain-containing protein, translating into MAPRVTLPPLTGLLVFQPLKRRYCAECRRGPLPLLVLEDGAPRCLDCADLGHLVFLPSGDTALTRRAREESTLSAVVVRFNQRKSRYERQGVLVEEEALARAELRCLADAEARRRRRVRDARRRAAQDALFAQTFATEIRRLFPGCPADRARAVALHASERGSGRVGRSAAGRALTESAVTAAVVASVRHLDTPYDRLLMSGVPRHEARRRIAAAVATVLRGWTEAGLGSAAG; encoded by the coding sequence ATGGCCCCCCGTGTGACGCTCCCGCCCCTCACCGGACTTCTCGTCTTCCAGCCCCTCAAGCGGCGGTACTGCGCCGAGTGCCGGCGAGGGCCGCTGCCGCTGCTGGTCCTCGAGGACGGCGCCCCACGCTGCCTCGACTGCGCCGACCTCGGGCACCTGGTGTTCCTGCCGAGCGGGGACACCGCGCTGACCCGCAGGGCCAGGGAGGAGAGCACGCTGTCGGCGGTGGTCGTGCGGTTCAACCAGCGCAAGAGCCGCTACGAGCGGCAGGGCGTCCTGGTCGAGGAGGAGGCGCTCGCGCGGGCCGAGCTGCGGTGTCTGGCGGACGCCGAGGCGAGACGGCGGCGCCGGGTGCGCGACGCGCGGCGACGGGCGGCTCAGGACGCCCTGTTCGCCCAGACGTTCGCGACGGAAATACGCCGTTTGTTTCCCGGGTGCCCGGCCGACCGGGCGCGGGCCGTCGCCCTGCACGCCTCGGAGCGGGGCAGCGGGCGGGTGGGCCGCAGCGCGGCGGGGCGTGCGCTGACCGAGAGCGCGGTGACCGCGGCGGTCGTGGCGTCCGTACGGCATCTGGACACGCCGTACGACCGGCTGCTGATGAGCGGCGTGCCCAGACACGAGGCGCGGCGGCGGATCGCGGCGGCGGTGGCGACGGTACTGCGGGGCTGGACCGAGGCGGGACTCGGTTCGGCGGCGGGGTGA
- a CDS encoding carboxymuconolactone decarboxylase family protein → MTTNTSTNSTHVTAPRLDFGTSAPKAFRALVAFDAAAREGVDPALVELIQIRSSHLNHCAYCLHMHTNDARRAGESEDRLHMVAVWREARHFFTEREQAALALTDAVTLIADAGVPDDVYARAAAQFDERELAQVLALICTINTWNRVALSTGKVAGTDER, encoded by the coding sequence ATGACGACGAACACGAGCACGAACAGCACCCATGTGACGGCGCCCCGGCTGGACTTCGGCACGTCGGCCCCGAAGGCCTTCCGGGCCCTCGTCGCCTTCGACGCCGCCGCCCGCGAGGGCGTCGACCCGGCCTTGGTCGAGCTGATCCAGATCCGCTCCTCGCACCTCAACCACTGCGCGTACTGCCTCCACATGCACACAAACGACGCCCGCAGGGCCGGCGAGAGCGAGGACCGGCTGCACATGGTCGCGGTGTGGCGCGAGGCCCGCCACTTCTTCACCGAGCGGGAGCAGGCGGCCCTCGCCCTCACCGACGCCGTGACCCTCATCGCCGACGCCGGCGTCCCGGACGACGTCTACGCGCGGGCCGCGGCACAGTTCGACGAGCGGGAACTGGCCCAGGTCCTCGCCCTCATCTGCACGATCAACACGTGGAACCGGGTGGCCCTGTCGACGGGGAAGGTGGCGGGGACGGACGAGCGGTGA
- a CDS encoding CBS domain-containing protein, whose amino-acid sequence MTTAGDIMHRGAQWIPAHETLDRAAQLMRELNVGALPISDENERLCGILTDRDIVVGCVAMGHDPARTTAGEMAKGTPRWIDADADVGQVLHEMREHQIRRLPVIKDKRLVGMISEADLARHLAKDQIASWAESVYATTTMH is encoded by the coding sequence ATGACCACCGCCGGAGACATCATGCACCGCGGCGCTCAGTGGATCCCCGCCCACGAAACCCTCGACCGCGCGGCCCAGCTCATGCGCGAACTGAACGTCGGCGCCCTGCCCATCAGCGACGAGAACGAGCGGCTCTGCGGCATCCTCACCGACCGCGACATCGTCGTCGGCTGCGTCGCCATGGGTCACGACCCCGCACGGACCACCGCGGGCGAGATGGCCAAGGGCACGCCCCGCTGGATCGATGCGGATGCCGATGTCGGCCAAGTGCTCCACGAGATGCGGGAGCACCAGATCCGCCGGCTGCCCGTGATCAAGGACAAGCGTCTCGTCGGCATGATCAGTGAAGCCGACCTGGCCCGGCATCTCGCGAAGGACCAGATCGCCTCCTGGGCGGAGAGCGTCTACGCCACGACCACGATGCACTGA
- a CDS encoding pseudouridine-5'-phosphate glycosidase, with product MVLVVSEEVREAIDAGRPVVALESTIIAHGLPRPRNLQVALELETAVRQEGAVPATIAVLDGRPHVGLDKKQLERVANEDGIRKLGHRDLPLAVASGASGATTVSATALLAALAGVRVFATGGLGGVHREWTVTQDESADLGLLARTRITVVCAGVKSILDVPATLQRLETLGVAVAGYGTGRFPGFYLSDSGHPVDWTLETPEQVAGVMRAQDALGGPESALIVANPVPEEEQLDPELHARVLADALRACEEEGVTGQAVTPFLLDYLVRHTDGASLSANLAAVRGNVRLAARIAAARARG from the coding sequence GTGGTGCTGGTGGTGTCCGAAGAAGTGCGGGAGGCGATCGACGCGGGCCGGCCCGTCGTGGCCCTGGAGTCCACGATCATCGCCCACGGGCTGCCTCGGCCGCGCAACCTCCAGGTGGCGCTGGAGCTGGAGACGGCCGTGCGGCAGGAGGGCGCGGTACCGGCCACGATCGCCGTACTGGACGGGCGTCCTCACGTCGGCCTGGACAAGAAGCAGCTGGAGCGGGTCGCGAACGAGGACGGGATCCGCAAGCTGGGCCACCGTGACCTGCCGCTCGCGGTGGCGTCCGGGGCGAGCGGGGCGACCACGGTGTCGGCGACCGCGCTGCTGGCGGCGCTGGCGGGCGTGCGGGTCTTCGCGACGGGCGGGCTCGGCGGGGTGCACCGGGAGTGGACGGTGACGCAGGACGAGTCGGCCGACCTGGGTCTGCTGGCGCGCACGCGCATCACGGTGGTGTGTGCCGGGGTGAAGTCGATCCTGGACGTGCCGGCGACCCTGCAGCGGCTGGAGACGCTGGGTGTCGCCGTGGCGGGGTACGGCACCGGCCGGTTCCCCGGCTTCTATCTCTCCGACTCGGGGCATCCGGTGGACTGGACGCTGGAAACGCCGGAGCAGGTGGCAGGCGTCATGCGGGCCCAGGACGCACTCGGCGGGCCGGAGTCGGCGCTGATCGTCGCCAACCCCGTCCCCGAGGAGGAGCAGCTCGATCCGGAGCTGCACGCGCGCGTGCTGGCGGACGCTCTGCGCGCGTGCGAGGAGGAAGGCGTCACCGGGCAGGCGGTCACGCCCTTCCTGCTCGACTATCTGGTGCGGCACACGGACGGCGCCTCCCTGAGCGCCAATCTGGCGGCGGTCCGCGGCAACGTACGCCTCGCGGCCCGGATCGCGGCGGCCCGGGCCCGGGGATGA